The Yamadazyma tenuis chromosome 2, complete sequence sequence TGGGGTGGGTTTTCAAGTACTTTCCAATAGCGTTCAACACCTGTCGTTTGTTTTTCACAAACTCGTCGATTGGCTCGCCGTTTTTTCtcaacaacaccttcaCTCTTCCAGGGTTTCCAAAGTCCCGGGGATGTGTCCTATCCAACTCTAACAATACTGGAAATTGTAAGAACCGACAAGCATCACCGATGGTTAAGGCCAAGGGGTTTTCCACCGCATTTTCTTCAGACACTCTTCTTCCCTGTTTGTGGCTCCTGTTCTTGTCAAAATAACAAGGATATATGGTTTGGTAGGCTTTGAATTCCCGTTTTTCTTCGTCAGTGAACAGTTTGGGGTCCCTGATTGCATCCAGGGCGATTCCTCCGGGAGAGGTTGCTGGGGGTTTTGCAGATGGTACAGGTATATTGGGGAATAAAGATGGCTCCAGGTCTTGTGATCGTGTAACGGTAGGCTGAGCTCTCAAGGGGGCTATGGGTGTGTTCAACGAAGGATCAAACTGCGCGAGGTCCATGTCCATATTATCGatgtcatcgtcatctACTTCCTCTAATACTGGTCTTCTTGACATGATTGTGTGAAAGGTTGGGTAAGATGAACGACGAAGTTTTTCAGCGCGCACCAGAAGTCGCACATTCGAAATTGCAGTCTCACTATCTTTCGCAATTAGCTTAAGATAACTCCTTCACCACATAAATGGAGTCTTCAGACCAAACCCCCCGGGTACTCAAACAGTGTTTGGAGTTGTTCGACTCCCCCAAGCACGAGCAGTATTCCATGCCCATTGAGGTGAACATCCGCGACAAATATAATCACCACCCAGACATCCAGTACTTCAAGAGCATCAAGAGTAGAAACCATTTTACTTATCACAAATACAAGAGAACCCCCACCAAAAGTGCCCCAGCTCTGCTATCGTTAATAAGTGACTTTGACCCCTTCCTGAGGACGCTTCTCCTTGAGCGGTTGTCCACATTTCTGTCACTAAATTGGAGCATTCCTCTTGATACTGATCATGAACTTAATGAACTTAAATGTGCCCAGAACGGATGGAAGTGTATTTCAATTGCTATCAATAACGTTTCCAAAAACCATTTGTTATGCACATCATGTAAGAAACTTCTAAGTCTTCGGTTTAATGAATTTAGTGAAGAACTGTCTGAActtgacttgaagaactgtGAAGATCTCAACTGCTATTTGGCAGAGGAGTATATCCACCAAGTGAAAAATGCTGGCCATAGCGTCAATTGTCCGTGGCGCAACTTCGAGACTCCTTTGGAAGGAGTATACTATGTCAAACCGTTCATTGAGTCTACTAATGAGACTCTCATCAATACCTACTTGTCGTGCCTAAAGAGCTTGGTCGATAATCACCGCATAATAGCAGATAAGCAAGGCATGTTTACGAGCACTAGTCCTAGCTCCGAGCGCTTGAAGGCGTTTGTACGCGTGTCCAATAACTGGATACTCAAGCGGTACTATGGTGATAACAAGACTGATAAGAGTATGATTCTTGATCATATACCATCGTGGATATACGATATCAGCTTGCATGGCTGGGACTTGAAAGTCCAGTCGTTTTCAAACCACCTCGTTCTCTTCTTGGTGTGTTCAGACTGCAACAAGAAAGTGTTTCTTGACTACAGGCAGCATCCACCCATCAACAAGGATATACCGCATGTACCTGTTTCTACTGGCTTGGACTTGTCGACATCCAAGATTCTCACTCCCGTGAAGTACCCTTCCAACTTAACAAGCTctgttttcaccaaaagCTGCTATGATATCgtagaagaagaggaagaagaggaagaaattATAGACTTATACTCCCAACATAAGTGTTGGTGTTCGAGGAAATTGGTTTGGAACAATCAGGAACGTATTTCTGATTatttattcaacttgataaTTCGGATGGAAACAAGAATTGGGCCTGATGGAGAATATCTAGGGGAAACTGACTCAACAATGTACACTGATGATGAATCTTGTAAACGAAGAGTAAGTTTCGATGTTGCAGACGGGTTGGAGAGATTGAACAAGTTACGCAAATTGTATTTAGTTGATGATTGATGACATTTCTTTATAAATAAACAATAACCGCAAAGGGCTGAAAGCAAAATGAAGTGAAAATAGGGCTATACGTTATTAGGAGGTTCACTGTAATCCAAGATCTCGATAAAGGTTTCCTCTCTGTCGTTAATACTTCTTTGGACGGCGGCCACACAACggttgaaatcaaatcttACTTGCCAGATCCCACCAGTAACATCGGCAAGTATGTCTTTGACGAATTTTCCTTTACGAATGTCCCAAAGCTTCAACATTCGTTCGCTTCCGCTGATGATTCTTAAGGCATCGTGTTGAAAACAGGTTATAGCCGCACTGTGACCTTCAAGTTTGCTATAATTCTCGCCAGTTTTGGGGTTCCAAACTCTTAAAGTAGTATCGGCAGCGGCAGAAACCAAGTAGTCCTTGctcaattccaacaaccCTACCAATGAACCATGACCCTTCAAAGTGTGCAATAATTCACCAGTATCAACATTCCATATGTTAATAGTCGAGTCCATTGAGCCAGAATAACAGATTTTATTCTTGTAGTCCAAAACTGTCGAATATATTCTATCCACATGTCCAGCTAATACTTGAACACAGGTCCCACCTCTCATTAAATCCCATACTCTGACAGTAGCATCATAGGAGCCACTAACAATTAAGTTTCCATACGCAGACACCGATCTGACCGACTGGGTGTGTCccaccaacaccttcaTGAGGAACgggttg is a genomic window containing:
- the SEC65 gene encoding signal recognition particle subunit (COG:U; BUSCO:EOG092647CM; EggNog:ENOG503NWSJ); this translates as MSRRPVLEEVDDDDIDNMDMDLAQFDPSLNTPIAPLRAQPTVTRSQDSEPSLFPNIPVPSAKPPATSPGGIASDAIRDPKSFTDEEKREFKAYQTIYPCYFDKNRSHKQGRRVSEENAVENPLALTIGDACRFLQFPVLLELDRTHPRDFGNPGRVKVLLRKNGEPIDEFVKNKRQVLNAIGKYLKTHPTTLNSVSASSGHPIPEEYMVGFTPEKIPKVRGFKMNTIVPVHSPFTMKHPMTQGIYAPRPEAPAIAAAPKAPKKKIKKIRA
- a CDS encoding uncharacterized protein (COG:S; EggNog:ENOG503P6M4) is translated as MESSDQTPRVLKQCLELFDSPKHEQYSMPIEVNIRDKYNHHPDIQYFKSIKSRNHFTYHKYKRTPTKSAPASLSLISDFDPFSRTLLLERLSTFSSLNWSIPLDTDHELNELKCAQNGWKCISIAINNVSKNHLLCTSCKKLLSLRFNEFSEESSELDLKNCEDLNCYLAEEYIHQVKNAGHSVNCPWRNFETPLEGVYYVKPFIESTNETLINTYLSCLKSLVDNHRIIADKQGMFTSTSPSSERLKAFVRVSNNWILKRYYGDNKTDKSMILDHIPSWIYDISLHGWDLKVQSFSNHLVLFLVCSDCNKKVFLDYRQHPPINKDIPHVPVSTGLDLSTSKILTPVKYPSNLTSSVFTKSCYDIVEEEEEEEEIIDLYSQHKCWCSRKLVWNNQERISDYLFNLIIRMETRIGPDGEYLGETDSTMYTDDESCKRRVSFDVADGLERLNKLRKLYLVDD